A single window of Pseudoalteromonas ulvae UL12 DNA harbors:
- a CDS encoding histidine triad nucleotide-binding protein, giving the protein MSTETIFTKIINKEIPATIIYEDEDTLAFNDINPQAPFHVLIIPKKAIATINDITPHDHALIGKLYSVAAHLAKEHGFAQSGYRVVMNCNEDGGQTVYHIHLHMLAGKALGWPPFSDRMK; this is encoded by the coding sequence ATGAGTACCGAGACAATTTTTACTAAAATTATCAACAAAGAAATTCCGGCCACGATTATTTACGAAGATGAAGATACATTGGCATTTAACGATATCAATCCACAAGCCCCATTCCATGTGTTAATTATTCCCAAAAAAGCAATTGCCACAATTAATGACATCACGCCACACGATCACGCACTAATTGGTAAACTTTATAGCGTCGCAGCGCACCTAGCTAAAGAGCATGGTTTTGCTCAAAGTGGTTATCGTGTGGTGATGAATTGTAATGAAGACGGCGGACAAACGGTCTATCACATTCATTTACATATGCTTGCAGGTAAAGCTTTAGGCTGGCCCCCTTTTAGCGATAGAATGAAATAA